The DNA segment TCCTATGCATTTACCATCCACGTAAATTTGAGGACAAGATCATACTTTAGTGAGAAGGGTGGACCATATGGACGAGGGGCGGGTTTACAGATTACGTCCCGCCCCGTCCGCATGTGAACCTTCCAATCATGTAGAGCGCGTCAGTGAGCAGAGCTCACGCTATCTTCCAGTGATTGGTCTACATATTTGTGACTTAGTCGTCCGAGAGTGCGATGCGATACAACATTTGATAGGTTCTCCGCAGGTAGGTTACCTCACGAAAGTCAGGATATCGGTTCATTCACTTACGTACGTTCATCAATGCTACTACACAATTCCTAAGGTAGCAATCCGCTTAATAACACCCATCTTTGACCAGCTCAGTTGTGTTGCATAGCAATATTTATATCTATGTGAACTCTATAGGTTAGTCTGTGCCGAAACCAAGCGTAGCACGCTATGGCCTGGCCCATTGACGCGAAACCATTCAatactgtctgtctggccaCTGGCCAATTCTCAGCCACTGACTGTCAGACGTGGCGTAATATGATATCACTGGAAAATGGATGTCCATTGTCCATCAGCCTGGTTACCAAACCGTGGAGGTTGTTTTGTATGTTCAAAAGCAAGCACATAGGGCTCAGGTTTTCCCTAAGCACAGGTTCAGGACCAGCCATGTATGGATGTTCATTGTTATATATGGACCAGCACCAGCCATATAGAACGATCAAGGATAACCTGACGACTGCAACAAATTGAAAATAAGTCAGTGTTTGTCTCGTGCAACTCCAATCGACAACTGTTATTGAAACAACACTacaaatataatgtatttgtttaCTTGCACATTTATTATTTGTTCATGTAGTCATTACATTATGAGTTTACAAAAGGCTTCCATCAACATGTCTCTAGAAACAACTAAGAATATAAAAGTGATGGACTAACATTGGGAGGAAAAAAGTTTTCCCATGTATAACCAGTAGCTATACTAGATGTATTTACAGGTAGTGATTGAAGATGGTTTCATATTTCTCCTGTTTCCCTGACGTGACGTTAGGCTCTCCATTCTTCTTGACAAAGTCCTGAGAATACAAGATAAACATCCGTTTTCCCAGCCAACTACACTGTGTAATAATAATGTTTTCAATATGCTTTTATCCAatgtgtttggcattttacttcCTAAAACAACGTCTGACCTCCAAATCCTCCAATGAGGCGCTGCCGTCCTCCACCTTCTGACCAATCCCATGACTGAAGCTCATGTAGCGTTCCTGTCCATAAACAGATTTTTCATCCATATGTGCCCTTATTGATGAATCGACCAATAAAACCCTTCAGCTGGTTAGCCGAACACCACTGACAGCTTTCAACACATTCTACATTTTACCAGTGAACTTGAATTACAATTGCATTCGTAAGAGGTGGGCAAGATATGAGCTTCTGCATAGCATTTCCACGAATAACAACGACCATATTTGGGCTTTTCAAGTCACAGCCAGGACTTCTCTTGGACTTACATACATCCAGGTAGGAAGGGTAGAGGTTCGTGACTACCTTGACCATGTTGTTGACCACTCCTTCCTCTATGATGCGGACAGCGTTCCTCAGGCCGCGGGCGAAGGCGTCCATCGCACCAATGTGGGAGATAAACAGGTCATCCAGGTCTGTAGATTCCCGACGCACCTTGGCATCAAAGTTCAGTCCTCCAGGCTGCAATCCACCCTGCTCTATAACCGTCTGAAGATGAGGGGCCAAACTATTATTAAGACCTGGCTAGCTAGTTATTTAGTTAAGGCATATTATTGTGTGTCTAACTGTTGTGTTccaataaaaatgtattgtatTGGGTTCTGTCTCACCTTCATGACCATGGTGGTGTTTCTGATGTCCATGGGGAACTGGTCTGTGTCCCAGCCCAGGTCAGGAGAACCCGTGTTAGAGTCAACAGAACCCAGCATACCAAACCTGCCCACCAGGGAAACATTCTTTGGTGGAACAGTTTATGGGTGCACTTGATTTAGCAGTTATTGCATTCCAGCTTAGGGTTTTAGAGGACATTGGTGTCATTGTTTTTCGACAAAGTTAAATACAATTTTACATTAAAGGCATTGTTTGTCTACACAATGAAAATGTATCTGAAAGCGTCAATTTTCCCCACTGGACAGGCCCTTTGTGTGATGGCAGTAGACATGAGAGACTTAATAGCTTACACGGAGGCCATCACAACATCGTGTTCATAGGAGTGGCCAGCAAGAGTGGTGTGGTTGGGCTCGATGTTTAGCTTAAAGTGGCTGTCCAAACCAAAGTGCTTCAGGAAGCCAATGACACTCATGGCATCTGGAAAGTTGCAGaaccaaaaaaaaaattatgtcaTAGAAATTAATAACTAGTGTTAGATCAACTTTCATGTGAAAAAGCAAGTGCTCTACTGAGCATCTTACCATAGTCATACTGATGTTTGCAGGGCTCTTTGGGTTTGGGCTCAATCAGAAACTGACACTTCAAGCCAATCTTTTCTTTGTACTCTGAAGACACAGTCAGGTTCTTAATCACATGCAGCTACCAGAAAACAAACACTTAAAAAGTCAAATGTATTGAGCAGTGTTATTCTATTGAGCATAGCACTGGTACTCACTGACAGCCATTTTGAAGAAATTGGCCATGTGTTTGAGTTCAGCTGCCACATCAGTGTTGTGTATGGACAGAAAGCCCTCCCGGCCTCCCCAGAACACTGCACGATTAAAACACCAGAGACACTGTCGGTTGGGATtggctcaaaacacaggtttgaATCAATCAATCCCCTCTTTCTATTGTTAATGTACCAAAGTTATCTGCCCCCAGCTTCTTAGCTACATCCAGTCCTTTCTTCACCTGGGCCCCGGCGTAGGCTAGCACATGACTGTCAGGGTTGGTGGCTGCACCATTCATGTACCTACAAGTCGCAAACATCCAATTCAAAAGTTGGTCGGATGAAGAATCAATACTATCAGAATGAAGTGGGTTTATCGTTATGAAGATAAAGTGCATCATTCACTCCAAAAATATTCTCTAGTTTTACCCTTGTCACAAGGGTGATAGGCGCATCTCTATTACATTGCGGTTGTTTTTTGAGTGAACTGTGCCTTTAAGCCCATATAGCTAGGGCCTGTCTGTGTTCTTATGAGAGGGAACTAGACCTTGGGTGGGCAAACAGGTTACAAGTGACCCAGAGGACCTTGACCCCGGTCCTGTTCTGAAGCTGCAAGGCTAGGTCCGTCATCTCATCCAGGTTTCTGTTGGACTCCTCCAGGCTGCTGCCCTCTGGAGCCATGTCCCTGGACACGGGTGCATTTGATTTGACTTCCCTTGTTTTCTGTTACTTTTGCCATCATTGCAAAACAATGGCTCAAACTCAACATTAACTCACAACAAACAACATGAAAAAATTATGAATTTCTGAATGCATAGTAGTTACAGTATACATTACAATACCTGTCATGAAATGTGTAGTACTTGACCTGTAGAaaagacaaacatacacacaattcTATATTAACATTAACAATAGAGTAAAAACCACAAACTGATGACAGCATGTGATACCATCCTGATGCATGCAATGATCCAATGATTTCATGCATTGAGAGGGATCAGTGGTAGGATGAGAGATCCAGGAGGAAGAGATGCTTTCGGGCTCAGTGGAGTTGAACTCACACCCAATTTGGTGAAGAACTCAAAAGCAGCATGGAGCCTCTTCCTGGCTGCCTCCATGGGGGTTCCCTCATTCCAGGATCTCTGGAGGGTGGGGAACCCAAACGGGTCAGCACCTTGCAGGTGGAGGGTACAACATGAGTATTATGTAAACAGATACAtgccttgtgtttgtgtgtatgaaacATTATGTGCGTGAGAGTGGGGTCCATCGTTACCAGTTCCACAGAAGGAATGCCAGTAACAGACAGAGAATCTCAGCcagtcctccatcttccttcccAGCAGCACCTGCACAAAGGCAACAGAAACACAGGAAGTCAGGACGTAATGACCACTGATTAAAGGAAGTCAAAATCATAACCTACACAAAGTAATCATACAGATTTATGTCTGTTGTTAGCCATTAGTGCCATTCACATGCCAATTCTCTCACAGCCTACCTCTTCTGCACTGTAGTGCTTGAAGCACAAGACGTCTCGTGGCCCTGCTTTCGGAACATATGGAATCTTCGGAATACCTGGGTGGAAAAGCCACCGTTATATTAAATAATCACGACGACACTACGGCTCTAGTATTGTCATGCAAAACAGTAATCGCCATTTTGCCCATCTGACTTCAATAAACCTACATTTTATTACACTTTAGCAGGCGAGAAGTTTTACTTCCAGCCAGGTAAATTGCTTGAATGTGTTTGCAGCTGAAGTGGTTGTTGCTGCTTTTTAGAACACGAAATCCTAACCAATGTGTTGATGAAAGAGAATGGATTGCTTAGATCCGATAATTACCAGCAAAGAATTCAATCTCGGTTGCCATCTGAAACTTCTCAGTCAGACTGAGAATCCTCAAACCTCTGTTTATGGACAGGAACGCTACACGAGCTTCATGGGATTTGTCGAACGGTAGAGGGCGACAGCGCCTCGTTGGAATATATGGAGGTCGACGTTGTTTTAAGTAAAGTAAAACATGTTAATCTTTATCAATGCGACATCCTTGGTTTGCGGTAGGTCTACATCCTAAACATTGTTGTTAATTACTGTCACTTTGGAACAAAGTGTTGTCTAAATGAATactttattatattattgtagcctactgtacagtGTAATTGGTTGGTTGTGTATCCGAGTTAGAGTGATTCCGGTCTTTTAGTGAGAAAACTCGAAATACTATTGTAGCTCATTCTTCTAAATCGTTTATTTCTCAACAATATCAGCAGAatctaaatgttatgttttttaGTTGATCTCGGTACATGGGTGGAGAGGACTTCTCTGAGTCCCTGATAAGGTACCATGAAGTCCTCCATAAGATCCAGAAGTGGTAGGCTACAAGACGTTATTTTATCGTTTCATGGACATCGTGATTGTGAACATTTCCTCCTCCACAAAGACACTGCAAAAAAGGTAAAGGAGTGGTACCTATGCTATGCACCAGAGGGCGTTCAGAGACCCTCGCCGAGGAACAGCCAGACCCTGTAACAGGCCAGGACCACGTCACAGGCCAGCTTGCTGTGGGTCACCTTTATACGAACTGCTTCCCCACCATAGCACTTGTTTTGGTCTTCAAACCACACTTGGAGCAGCGGACACATGTTCAACATCGGATGTTTATTTCAATTACAATGGAGCTTTTACAAAATATCTGATGCACAAACATCAACCAAAGAGTAGAAACAGCACgggacaccatacacacacccataaatATACATTGACATACATCAGAGTAGCACACATGACCCATCCGTACTGTCTGGACACTCCAGGTGGAGACAATAAACATTCACAGCAGAAAACCCTCTCCATGTGCACAGTTGAAGCCCTATATGATGTCCCTCAGTACCCTACAGAGTGCACCATAACACCCATCCCTTTGCACATTACGAAATTATAGTTTGCATTGGTTAATAGGATTCTCCTACTGTGTTACAGTTGTTTATTTAATAAACAACGCCTAGGTTTGCATAATAGAATGGAAggcaaaacaaataccaccaaaTACCAGGCACTGTAGTATGAGGCACTTGTGCACCTAACAAGACTGGTTTGGCATCATGAGGCTTGGCACATGAAAACAGCACTGTGCTCTGCAGTACTGTACAAGAGTGTATGAATGTGAGGATATGAACGTGGgattgtactgtgtgtgtgtgtgtattcctacCTCCCTGCTAGTGTGTGTCTACATACCCATTTTCCCatctatttgagtgtgtgtgtgtatgcctatcactctgtgtgtgtgtgtgtgtgtgtgtgtgtgtgtgtgtgtgtgtgtgtgtgtgtgtgtgtgtgtgagagagagagagaaggagagctctGTTATGCGTCGGGGTCCATCTGACTAGGCTCTGTCTGGCTGggctccttcctcttcttcctcttcctcatcttggAGCCGGCACAGGGCTTACACACGCAGCACAGGATGCAGGGGGAGGCCAgcagcaggaggggggaggtcaccagcaccaccacactcACCCCAACCAGGATCCCCACCACCTCAGCAACACAGGACACGCACACGGGTGTCAACACACAACAGAAACCACACGCGATACAACCACACTGCAGTACGACGAAACCACACACAATTGAGTCCCATATTTCTTACAGGTCTGTGTATGAGCCCGTATACATCATGTGATGTAAATGATGTATAACATTGTAGATGCAGATTCATAACAGGGGGGGAAAGTGGGGGGGAAAGTGTCACCCTAAATGGTGTCGTAGTGAAACCGCAGTCACCTGTGTCCGGTTCCACATTACCGAGGCTCTTGAGTGTCCCAGCTTATTTCTGCAGGGGCCCTTGTCATAGTGTCTCAAGAATATGTCCCCCTGCAAACAGGCACAAAGGTGTGTAGTATGTAGTATACAGTCTACAGTATATTACTCATATGGAGAGTAGAGTATTTTTAACACTAGAGTATGTACTATGTTGTGCAAGTTGGAGGGATGATCATGGGGAAGACACAACCACACTCTGACTCACAAGTGGGAGCGATGATTAAGTAGAGTATGTAAAGTATAAACAAatccaggggaggagagaactaGACTTACATCTAGGCTCTGGAGACAGTACCAACAGAAGGTGTGTTTGCAGCTTTTACACAGCATCTGGGCGCAGCCCTGGTTCCTCTCTATGTAGACCCCGCACATCGGACACTGCTTGATGGGGGGGTCTGCCTCGCTGCAAGACTGGGCCCTGGAGacgggaggggcaggggggaagaggaggcgaGGGGAGAAAGGGCAAGAGGTTGAATCTTGGAGCACTGATGTTGAAAGGCCAAACCTGTTTTTAGCAGTGTGCTCGGTTTATGCACGTAAGGCTGTACCAGAATAGCCCATTTATTTGTGGAGGAGACACTATGAAGGCTGATTGAGAGAGCAGCTCAGCGCAAATGTGTGTTTAAAAGGGTGAGGTGCTACACAGTAACACAACAAAGATTACGGTTGTAAAACAGCCTAATAAAGTTGTATGGTATCGACTGATTAGGGGGGGTCACATGAAAGGAATATAAATGAGTCCGGTGCAGGGTGTGCTGGAGGGCTTTCGTTGATGCGTCACGTCCCCGAGTATGGTGACGAGACCAGACTCCAGTAGGACGCTTCCATATCGACTGACCTTCCGCCAGAGGAGGGGGACGTCATGGGCGGCCGCTCCGGGCAGGAGTGCCCGCTGTCCCAGGCTCCTCGGCACCCGGAGCAGAAGACGGCGTGGCAGTCCTGGCAGGGCACCGATGTGGGCCTGCCCTCCGTAGAGGGCCCCACAGAGCACACAGCCTGGCACTCCAGCACCGGGCACCACACCTTACTGGGGTCCAGCTGCACCCCtggaagggaagggggaggggggggagcagtaGAGCACATGCTGTTTGGCTGTATATGTGCAACCAACTGAATACATACAAATATGAACCCCTATATACTGAAAACCCCGAGATATACAGTGTATACGCTAAACATTGACTGAAGTAGAATTGACGAATTAGTGGTGGTTAAGAAGTGAGTATGCTGCGAGTGAATGAAAAATAGAAGTGTGCCTCCACAAAACTACTGCGACAGAGTTTGACAAGATGAACTGTCCAGCAGGTTTGGTTATCAACATGTCACAAACCTAACCATTCAACTGCTCCTAATGGAGATTCTTAACACTTCTCTCCAGTGAAACGGCCGGGTTCAAGGCTAGAGTTACAACAGCAGCCTGGCTGCAGCAGGAACAGAAGGAGTAGGGGCAAAAAACTCCACAATATGCCAGGCATGTAAAGTGTCTCCCTTATGGGTATGTTCAACGTATCACCACCAGATGGTACGGGACCTGAAATAGCTGTCCAGACACCAGTATGCTAATTCAACAGGGCTGTACCTCGCTCAAACCTCAGCCGCTGGTACAGCTCCACTTGTTCTGCAGAGACGAAACAAGCGATCTGCAACCACAGACAAAACGTGCATTCGATTTTCATcgttttttatttgtgttagCAAGAAGTTACACTGGGATGCCGGTATTTTTTTTCAAGTGAACTCTTCCTGGTTGTGTCATTCAGAGCAGCATTTTTTATTCTGCTGTTGGGGTTTGCCCAAGTTAACAAAGTGGGGTTTGCCCTGCGCAACATGGATGCCATGCGCAAATGTTGATAACATTTCAAATGGAAAGGCATATACTGCTGATGGGGTCTATTGTTAGGGACCAGGAGGTGCTGAGACTGTACCCTCTGGTCAGCTCCTATGACGTACCTCAGAGTCCAGCAGTGCTCCAATCTTCTGACAGGCCATGTCAGGACAGGTGATGGGAGCGCCCCCGCCATCCCGGATGGCCAGCCGGACATACTGCTGCAGACACTGGGGCAAGGAGACGGACAGCACGGTGAGCAACGCTGTCCTGATTGGAGAACAATGTGCGATTCATCACCAGCCACTAACATAGGAAACCATATTATGGGGTGgaatggtggggagggggttggggatgaggaggacgaggggaggaggagggtgtgg comes from the Osmerus eperlanus chromosome 7, fOsmEpe2.1, whole genome shotgun sequence genome and includes:
- the LOC134023948 gene encoding uncharacterized protein LOC134023948 → MATEIEFFAGIPKIPYVPKAGPRDVLCFKHYSAEEVLLGRKMEDWLRFSVCYWHSFCGTGADPFGFPTLQRSWNEGTPMEAARKRLHAAFEFFTKLGVKYYTFHDRDMAPEGSSLEESNRNLDEMTDLALQLQNRTGVKVLWVTCNLFAHPRYMNGAATNPDSHVLAYAGAQVKKGLDVAKKLGADNFVFWGGREGFLSIHNTDVAAELKHMANFFKMAVKYKEKIGLKCQFLIEPKPKEPCKHQYDYDAMSVIGFLKHFGLDSHFKLNIEPNHTTLAGHSYEHDVVMASVFGMLGSVDSNTGSPDLGWDTDQFPMDIRNTTMVMKTVIEQGGLQPGGLNFDAKVRRESTDLDDLFISHIGAMDAFARGLRNAVRIIEEGVVNNMVKERYMSFSHGIGQKVEDGSASLEDLEDFVKKNGEPNVTSGKQEKYETIFNHYL
- the rnf144b gene encoding E3 ubiquitin-protein ligase RNF144B, yielding MANSTTKTPASDPAPALSSATAPDLSPASSPTLPPAVSPAPIIALTLGLSPAFSPASTPTRAATLSPASAPNSVVYCKLCLSEKPSVATSKLHTCDCVFCTLCLQQYVRLAIRDGGGAPITCPDMACQKIGALLDSEIACFVSAEQVELYQRLRFERGVQLDPSKVWCPVLECQAVCSVGPSTEGRPTSVPCQDCHAVFCSGCRGAWDSGHSCPERPPMTSPSSGGRAQSCSEADPPIKQCPMCGVYIERNQGCAQMLCKSCKHTFCWYCLQSLDGDIFLRHYDKGPCRNKLGHSRASVMWNRTQVVGILVGVSVVVLVTSPLLLLASPCILCCVCKPCAGSKMRKRKKRKEPSQTEPSQMDPDA